The Lutzomyia longipalpis isolate SR_M1_2022 chromosome 2, ASM2433408v1 DNA window TGTGACATTTTTGCTTGATTTTTCATGCTTAATTTAGGGGTTAGCTGTGTTgaataaaatggcaaaattttGTCACGTAAATGGGGTATTTTAAAGGTGGAAGATTTCCTTAAATATTAAGTAGAACCTTCCaccattttctttaaataaactttggAAATGTGCTGtacttaattcaaattaactaattaatatttcaaaatctcTATAGGAATATGAATACCAAATGAGAGAATAAGCCTTCTCATACAAATATTTGCGTATATTTTGGGTTAAAATTTGAATGTGGGGTTATCTTAAGGAAAATGAGGCGAtatctctccttttttttttcggtgtgtATAGGTTGAAaggcaattaattttaataattgcaTTTGGTAGAAAATTAATGGATCCActcgcaatttttttctatactcATTTTGtgggagaaatgaaaaattgtagtACTTTGTTATATTCTATACTGAGAGAGCTGTACAAATTTGACATGAGGAAAGGTTTCTTTTTAACGTACCTTTCACACCTGCGATATTtgcatgattttttaaatggatgatgcttttcttttaagaagaaaaaaaaatgcccaaCAGAATGGGAAATTCTATGAATATTCAAAGCAcgaaattaattgtaaaatttaatttaggctttgaaataaaatagaaattattcattccatcaaaacattaaaaggacaaagaaattctttgaaaatgaaattgaaaaagagagaattttcggTAAACTTCTGTGGTAAAAATAGGTCAAAACTATAATAATGTGAAGTGTGGGTATACCAACTGTAGGTAATATTGATCAGAAATTTGTTAAATACCACACCTCTttatgaaatatatatttaacagATCAATTTACAAGTGGtgcttaatttaaattaatttgaatctATGTACTGAgagcatacatacataatgtgtGTTGTGTTATGTTATTAAGTACAGAAAGCATGTGAAGATAAATGAGTAACtttgggaagaattttctattaggaaattacattaaaaacatGGCACACCCTACCATCTGGGTACCACAATCTTCGCAAAATCCCCAATCAGTATGTATACTTACTTATACGTCTCTTTTGGTGGCACCAACCTCCAAGAGGGAATATTTTACCACCAATTAACAGAAACCAAATTCCTATATTGTGTATATACGGAAGTAGGGTAGAAATGGTGTCTTATACAATATATTGTGTCATATTATATCCATTTGCTAGAAATTGGAtataaatttacttaaattacaatcaatcaatttttagtCAGTGTGCTTCTCCTCGACGTGCTCAGGCGAAATGTGTCAACTTTCAAGGCGTATTGCATGTTAAGGGGATTGAATTTTCGAAATTGAAAGCCGTTTTGTATACAGCACACCCCATCATATATATGTAGTCAACCCCTCGCGCAAGAGATGGTATATAATTAATCATAAACAAAATGAAGCAGTTGAAAGGGAAACTTTGTCATTGTTCCACAGTGTCGAGTTTGGGGCGACCAAAAAAGCCTTTTGAGGACAGTTTGGTGTTGAATTTGCAAATGCCACGCTAGGGACAGTTaactttatgagaaaattgttgtgtgtgtgtggaataaaaattgaatggggaaaaaagcttgaattttcaaaattaaacattcacTAAATAATAATCAATGGACGACATGAATTTTGAAGTGACATGAAGTTAATTAAAGCGataaaaggagattattcattctGCTGTGTCTGTCTTGACAAATTTCCTAATACACttctttgaataaatatgTTTCGTAGagagtcaaaaaaaatattcaagaaaaattaaaaataattttccatttcccaTTTTTGTTAAGCtagaaaataattgcaaaaagtACATAAGCCACACCCCTATTGAATCTCATTTCCACTTTAAAGcttaaagcatatgcttcagtgTTTTACCTGAAGATCTCTTAATGTGTTCAAGATAAAAAGTCGTTTACCGCAGCATTGCATCATATGTTTGATTACCTTTAAGGAGAAAATGAGCtccagaagaaaaattcttctgagaattttctcagctCAGCTTTGTTAATGTACTTTtcaatgacgtcattgatgagcctcaaaatgaataatctcctcaCTCAGGTATTTATTATCATTAGAATTGTAAACTTTGCATCAAAGTATTGCAATAATGGtacgttttaaaatttacatcgTACTGCACGTCCATTTGGGGgcaaagagataaaatttaatttcacagaaatgtatatattatattttatacatcatgaggaaaattttatagattcatgcttgagaaatttttacactGAAAAATGGGGTGTTtcggaaaataaaaaaaaggttttgtggaaaagaaaaccaaaatatAAAGTGGTGGAGTGGGTGTGATGAGATTGTATATAGGAATGGTCGACGAgaaattctcaacaaattttatgaaaagaaaaaaaggaagaaccAGTAAAAAGTATCTAAAATGATTAtcataaaaagtttattctcTTTGTTTGTTGCAGAGTGAGGACAACGCATCCCGGATCTGTCGTTCAGTTGTGCGATAATCCTTTGGATGCTAATAAAGTAAGttatttctcttttgccaatttcccttttaatttttacgttCGCGTTCTCCATTATCTGTTAGTTTCaacagcagcaaaaaaaaaaactacaagaagaaaatgtgacgaaacgtagcaaaaaaaatgttgaaagaaaaattctttttgaaagtttttcttatctatttgctaataaaaaatttctttcttgttttttttttctcgtgatTCCCAATGATTAGTTGCTGATAGCGTACGAGTCAGGGCAAATAGTATTATGGGATATGCGAGGTAAATATGCGGAATTGCGGTGGCAATCATCAGAACCTCTGAGATCAGTTTCGTGGCATCACGAGGGGAAACATATTGTGTCTTCCCATACGGATGGATCACTCTGTACGTGGCCTTTAAGAGCAACACCAAAGCCCCAATTCCACTCATATCCACATGGTAAGGAATTCTCTTGCAAAATTCCAcatgaattgaaatatttcatcacCCCCCGCTGTATAGTTTGTACCTCAGTGGAATGTGCAGAGGATTGagcttaattaaaaacttttctccctTTCTCCCATCTCTCTCTTACACTACTTTGGGGTACACCATGCAGCGAAAACGACGAAAGAAGGCAAATTAGAATCCTGTAAACCCATACATAAAGTGGAACTGAAGACATCAAAGACAGGGTAAGCAGAGTTCACATTCTCTCTGGGCATTCTTCCAACTGACCAACCACCAACTGCAACTATATAGAAGAATTAAGTGCCACACACTACTAAAGTGCCTAAAATACTCTTACAGGGAAACTTTCACAATATTCTCGGGGGGCTTGTCGATGGAAAAGGGCGGAAAGTCACCGTGTATCACAGTGCTTCAAGGCAAAGCGACCACAGTTTTAGAGATGGAGCATCCTGTGGTAGATTTTATAACGATATGTGAAAGTCCGTGGGCTAGTGGTGAGTTGTTTAAGTTTTCTACAATCTccgtaagaagaaaaatcgatTTATTAGCACAGAGTGAGCTAATTTatacttaattaaattaattaatataaatagtcaaataaaaaattctttaaaggcttttttgcttccttttctaacgttagaaaagaaataaaaacttcaGAACTGAAATGTCAAGCGTTAGAAAGCGacagaataaacgtcaaacgttagaatttcgcaaattttcagcaaagtttttagctgtgattcttttttttaaattaattattaataaataaattaaaagaataaatttgtttATACAAATCTTTAGTCAATTTTTACgacaatattttgcaattcaattaGCTCACTCTATTCCGCATTCACCCTGTGCTAGAACGTTTATTCCCttttgaaaatgcaacatGTTATACCTCCGTatatctaaataaaaaatccccagaagaaaaaagaaaactctccGTGTTTACACGACATTTTGAGGTCATTCATTTACCCTCTTATTAGCACCAACGGTGGcaaagttaataaattatgttgaCTAATTAATCATTAttatctctctctcatttCAGATATGCAAGAACCTTATGCAATAGCTGTGCTGTTACAAAATGATTTAGTTTTAATAGATTTATTGACTCCTGGTTTTCCATGTTTTGAATCGCCTTACCCAATGGACCTTCATGAATCACCCGTTACATGTTGCACTTATTTATCAGATTGTCCTTCGGATCTAGTTCCAGCATTTTATTCGGTgagtttattgatttattcccATATCCACAAACTATATAATACTCTCTCATTTTGGCATCATTTGTTCTTGTTAacaagtgagagagaaaagggATGAGAGAGCTAAATTAATATTAGAGCtcttttctttgctaaattggataaaattaatgaatttacaaaattaagacaatttctttgaatcttcttgtaattaaaaaaaaaataggttgGTCGGAATCCAGGGAGCAGGAGGACGGGATTCTCAGATAGAGAATGGCCACTGTCGGGCGGCGAATGGGCACCGGCATCGTGTAGCTACTCAGAAATAATTATTACCGGCCACCAAGATGGTTCTGTTAAATTCTGGGACGCTAGTGCAGGAACTTTACAAGTAAGTGTGCGTGTTTGTGATAAAAGATTGGGGTAAAAACAGGCATGGGGGGGTCATTAAAAGATAGGCTGCGTACGTGCactgaaaaatcaaataatagaCTTCTTCCCATCGGGAAAAACCATCAAATTTGGAATTTTACTCTCTTTCACTTCTCTATACCCTTAATGGtagtaaaagattttcattgctTATTGATCGaattatgtgtttttttttcctgcggGGGTGAGGAAGGAATGTTTGGACCAGAATTCGCGTAGAAAATTCCAGCACActccaaaatttttatgtcTCTCCGGCTTATGTACTGGAAATTACTCATTTTCGAGGCTCAAATTGATGACATCAGTAATGACAATATTATTGTCTAATTACTCATATGACCTTGTGGGTGGGCGTTTATGGCTCATAGAATTGCGAATTTCGAGATTCTGCCTCACACGCGTGgatttttcattggaatttgtcacaaatttaatttaatttctcatctTTCGCAGATTccttttgaaagattttcatttcttcgtaatttaagttaaattaaattttctttttgaggcTTTTAAAGTTCAATTCCAAATGTACAAACATATTGTAAATCCACccttttaaagaaagaaaattctcaattaattaaGGAGATAATGAAGAGAGAGCAATTAAActaattaacaaataaatttgctttattaaattacttGTAGATTTTATACAAACTGAAAACGGCCAAAATATTCGAAAAACCAAGAACAAAATCAGTGGACGGATCCGATGATGACCCATTAGCTATTCAATTAATGACGCTGTGTGCCGAATCAAGGAGAATGGTTATTGCTGGTGCCAGTGGACATGTgatactttttaaatttagaaaggTTGAAAGCACATCAGATCTTCTGGTAAGATATCCCACGTTCATTTCAAAAAGAGTTTCTGGCCAATTGGCGGGGGATGGGGAAGGGAAGGTGAAGAGGAAAAGAAATCTCCGATAATGCTTTAGAGAGGGTATTTAGGGATGATTTATCGAATCAGTTCAATGATATCTCCCTGCCAGGTTCTGGAGATTCCTATAACGTATGAGAATTTTGAGGAGGGCGAAGGTAGTCCTGACTATGAGTTTGTACCACGACCCCTACCAAAGCAGGGTGAATCGTCGGATGTGGAGCGGAAAAATGATGGCATGTTGCGGGTGCGACAGGGGCCACAGCGAAAACCACCAGGATTCCAAGCACAACTCGTATGCCTCACACCTTGGACAAATAGCAGTCATCCGGGACAGATTACAGCTGTAGCGATAAATTCAAACTATGGATTGTAAGTATATAGCATCAGATTGTTAGTAATATGTGTGTACAACGCGAATGGATACGCTGTGTGCATAGTGAATGGTGTGAAGAAGAGTTTTCACAGAGTGGGAGTGAGCAAgagaaagctctggaaaatgccaaaagcacacGTTTAATTAATGTTATTTTCCCTTTCCCATCAACTTCCTGCAAATTTCCTAGAATGGCTTATGGGAATGAGTATGGACTTGTGATTGTAGATTATGTACAGAAAATATGTCTTCTCAACGTGGCAAGTCCGGACTTGTATGGGGCACAAGATCCATATTCGCGTGCGCCACGTAGTCCAAAGCGTGTCGATCCAGCTGGTTTTCGGGATGAACCAACACGTTCACCTAGTATAGATCAGGTAAGGatgaattttaacatttttttcattttgaaattatcTCTTTCGCCCgcgtttttttattcttttacatttcgtttatatacctatatttttatttattttacaaattatatattttgttttcccCCAATCgaatatattgagaaaaatctcaaaaggaaGTTAGGAAAAGCAGCGtggttaaaatgaaaattacctAAAAACTTACATTGATGataatatacattttattatcCCATTGTGTTTCACCTCTtccttgcaaaaatttctgtaGTCTATTCAAATTAACCTTGCACTGGAGCTTTAGTGCAAAGTTTCTTTGAATagagttcattttttttctttttcttccaacaaaatcaatataaaaaatttatttctcaatgatgaatttctttttttttcttcaaacattacattgccaaaaaatccctctcatttatttctctgttttcttttggttccttttttttattactctaTTTTTATACAACACGACACAAGATTATAATTATATACAAACTCGAatgtatttaatatttaatgaaatcaaTCTCAAGCAAGTCATCGCATACCAGAAGAGAACACCAATTTTGCTTTCATTTTACATGATTTTCGAGAGAAATTTGTGCTCTCCAAATGTGCGGGGGTTGGGGTGAATCGAAATTACTACACCCAGGtgaaggaaaatgagaaaattccacagaAAAGGATGTTTCATTTTGGTATTCCTTCGCATATATAGTGGTTTATATATCACATGtagaagtattttattttcttaaagcctgttctttctcttctttctctcttcattcaactttttttttgtgttggcTTTCACATGTAACTTTCGCGTAAAATAACTTtgaatttatataccttaaaggtcttttaatcttttgaagaataattctttttttttatcataaaataaaatttactttaaatgGCAATATGAAGTCAACAGGTGATGCCTTTGATAAAAGAATTGTCTTTGattgaaattgagaattttccattagaattgaaaatcattttattgatcCTTCTGGGAAATAAATTAAGGATTGTTTAGGAAGAAGTGCATTCTCATGTATTTTATACTTCTTCGATAAacttgttaatttaattaaatacattcTAGAAGCATTTATGCAAAACTTCTAAAATGTCATAGAAACTTTGGAGAcatttcttgagattttttaaatggatatTCTATAGCTCCTTCCTTGTCTTTGCCACCTGATTTGTCTTCATCATGTCATTcctttttgaattgaatttttttgaggaatttaagAAGGAATTATGTATAGTGTAAGGTGCAATCTAGCAGGTATTTTAATACCTATAAGGTGTAACAAATTGGGATCAatgtaaaaaaaggaaaattatatacaattttgcaTAGTTACCTGAGTTGTCGAGTAGCCCACAAAAGACACCGTCAATGCCATCATCGTTACCATTGGAGAGTAGCCAGAATTCCTCGAGGGCACCATCCCCAGCAAATGAGGCTCTGGAGGTGACGCCGGTGCCGAATGATGAGTCAATTACGCCCGAGGATGTGGGTAGGGGTACCGTAGAGGTGGGGCAggcaagaagaaaatcatcatcgTGGAAGGCATTCAATATCAAGCGACAATTGAGTAAGGTTGATTCAAAGATACGCAATACATTTGGTACGAGTGGTGATGCGTCAACGGGCGGTGGTGGCGGTGCCAAGAGGGGTTCGGTATTCTATTGTGGCGCCACGGAGGGTGTTCCACTTTCACCTGTAGAAATTTCCCCGGACAGTGATCCAAAGTCCACGTCAACGGACACGGAACAAGATAAATCGGACTATGTGGAACAAATTGAAACGGAAATTGTTCAGAGTCTCGATGAGGTGGCAAATCAGAGATGTGAAACTGTCGAAAGGGAGATTGAGAGGCAACATCATGAGGTTCAGAGGACATCGCCATGCCCGCCGGGGGTAGCACAGAGTGTACCAAAAAGTATTCTGCAACAGGCGGAAATTAATTCGGTGCGTGATCACAAACGTGTTGAATTTATCGAAGAACCCGTCCAGAGGGTAACACTTGTCTCACCAACTGAGGGTGCTAGGCTATCTAGGCCATCGGATCTACCCTTATTCACTGATGACGATCAAGCTGGACCCGTTGCACCGCCACGTGGTAAAAAGAAGGAGAAACAGAGACTTCTATCCGTGCCAAATATCAAGTATAGTAAGCAAGAAAGTAGTGGACAGAATTTTAAGGATCTCAGGGGAAAGGGTGTAGCGAGTGTTGGGGGTCGTGGTGGTCATGAAGCTGGATCGGCATCTACCTCCTCATTTGCTGGCAATTTAATGAGGCGTTTCAGTAAGTATCAAATCTGGGC harbors:
- the LOC129788821 gene encoding syntaxin-binding protein 5 isoform X1 — encoded protein: MKKFTFKGVLDGFRSTVQQQSKPEQEIQESLRPDHFQIKRTFRHGFPHAPTALAYDPVQKLLVIGDKTGALRILGKPGVDVYVRHEGDSACAVTNIEFLVNEGAFVTSTADDSLHLWNFRQKSPQVVQSLKFQRERITCLHLPVASKWLYVGTEKGNIHVVHIESFALSGYIINWNKVIELVRTTHPGSVVQLCDNPLDANKLLIAYESGQIVLWDMRGKYAELRWQSSEPLRSVSWHHEGKHIVSSHTDGSLCTWPLRATPKPQFHSYPHAKTTKEGKLESCKPIHKVELKTSKTGETFTIFSGGLSMEKGGKSPCITVLQGKATTVLEMEHPVVDFITICESPWASDMQEPYAIAVLLQNDLVLIDLLTPGFPCFESPYPMDLHESPVTCCTYLSDCPSDLVPAFYSVGRNPGSRRTGFSDREWPLSGGEWAPASCSYSEIIITGHQDGSVKFWDASAGTLQILYKLKTAKIFEKPRTKSVDGSDDDPLAIQLMTLCAESRRMVIAGASGHVILFKFRKVESTSDLLVLEIPITYENFEEGEGSPDYEFVPRPLPKQGESSDVERKNDGMLRVRQGPQRKPPGFQAQLVCLTPWTNSSHPGQITAVAINSNYGLMAYGNEYGLVIVDYVQKICLLNVASPDLYGAQDPYSRAPRSPKRVDPAGFRDEPTRSPSIDQLPELSSSPQKTPSMPSSLPLESSQNSSRAPSPANEALEVTPVPNDESITPEDVGRGTVEVGQARRKSSSWKAFNIKRQLSKVDSKIRNTFGTSGDASTGGGGGAKRGSVFYCGATEGVPLSPVEISPDSDPKSTSTDTEQDKSDYVEQIETEIVQSLDEVANQRCETVEREIERQHHEVQRTSPCPPGVAQSVPKSILQQAEINSVRDHKRVEFIEEPVQRVTLVSPTEGARLSRPSDLPLFTDDDQAGPVAPPRGKKKEKQRLLSVPNIKYSKQESSGQNFKDLRGKGVASVGGRGGHEAGSASTSSFAGNLMRRFSRVDKLDSSFSRSRSSSMSSLENISSEAVQCLAFADSYTKKSDPSTLQPTLWIGTSLGSVLTISITLPDTDNRKTNPVVVSILGGPIFRLKGAILSMSFLDYNGALVPYTYEAWKDEKQSEKRDNIVSVAGTPTKNPNRMSPTLSGNQDSFSDRQFIVITSEKQARVVALPSQNCVYRQQIADTDYVIKAEIISFRDSVCLVCYLSTGHLMAFSLPSLRPLMDVDFLPLADLSFQTKCKQGIVDPMLSIWGQQLIVHEDTNQISKTFCFSNKGHGLYLATPTELQKFTLCVDFCTQFTNEMMCELFQAHDMPEQPKESFFKGLFGGGSRSLDREELFGESSGKANRSVAKHIPGPSANLEALGARANTATSEIARAHQLAMERGDKLSQLEDRTERMANQAQEFSGTAHSLMLKYKDKKWYQL
- the LOC129788821 gene encoding syntaxin-binding protein 5 isoform X3; protein product: MKKFTFKGVLDGFRSTVQQQSKPEQEIQESLRPDHFQIKRTFRHGFPHAPTALAYDPVQKLLVIGDKTGALRILGKPGVDVYVRHEGDSACAVTNIEFLVNEGAFVTSTADDSLHLWNFRQKSPQVVQSLKFQRERITCLHLPVASKWLYVGTEKGNIHVVHIESFALSGYIINWNKVIELVRTTHPGSVVQLCDNPLDANKLLIAYESGQIVLWDMRGKYAELRWQSSEPLRSVSWHHEGKHIVSSHTDGSLCTWPLRATPKPQFHSYPHAKTTKEGKLESCKPIHKVELKTSKTGETFTIFSGGLSMEKGGKSPCITVLQGKATTVLEMEHPVVDFITICESPWASDMQEPYAIAVLLQNDLVLIDLLTPGFPCFESPYPMDLHESPVTCCTYLSDCPSDLVPAFYSVGRNPGSRRTGFSDREWPLSGGEWAPASCSYSEIIITGHQDGSVKFWDASAGTLQILYKLKTAKIFEKPRTKSVDGSDDDPLAIQLMTLCAESRRMVIAGASGHVILFKFRKVESTSDLLVLEIPITYENFEEGEGSPDYEFVPRPLPKQGESSDVERKNDGMLRVRQGPQRKPPGFQAQLVCLTPWTNSSHPGQITAVAINSNYGLMAYGNEYGLVIVDYVQKICLLNVASPDLYGAQDPYSRAPRSPKRVDPAGFRDEPTRSPSIDQLPELSSSPQKTPSMPSSLPLESSQNSSRAPSPANEALEVTPVPNDESITPEDVGRGTVEVGQARRKSSSWKAFNIKRQLSKVDSKIRNTFGTSGDASTGGGGGAKRGSVFYCGATEGVPLSPVEISPDSDPKSTSTDTEQDKSDYVEQIETEIVQSLDEVANQRCETVEREIERQHHEVQRTSPCPPGVAQSVPKSILQQAEINSVRDHKRVEFIEEPVQRVTLVSPTEGARLSRPSDLPLFTDDDQAGPVAPPRGKKKEKQRLLSVPNIKYSKQESSGQNFKDLRGKGVASVGGRGGHEAGSASTSSFAGNLMRRFSRVDKLDSSFSRSRSSSMSSLENISSEAVQCLAFADSYTKKSDPSTLQPTLWIGTSLGSVLTISITLPDTDNRKTNPVVVSILGGPIFRLKGAILSMSFLDYNGALVPYTYEAWKDEKQSEKRDNRTPTKNPNRMSPTLSGNQDSFSDRQFIVITSEKQARVVALPSQNCVYRQQIADTDYVIKAEIISFRDSVCLVCYLSTGHLMAFSLPSLRPLMDVDFLPLADLSFQTKCKQGIVDPMLSIWGQQLIVHEDTNQISKTFCFSNKGHGLYLATPTELQKFTLCVDFCTQFTNEMMCELFQAHDMPEQPKESFFKGLFGGGSRSLDREELFGESSGKANRSVAKHIPGPSANLEALGARANTATSEIARAHQLAMERGDKLSQLEDRTERMANQAQEFSGTAHSLMLKYKDKKWYQL
- the LOC129788821 gene encoding syntaxin-binding protein 5 isoform X6, with the protein product MKKFTFKGVLDGFRSTVQQQSKPEQEIQESLRPDHFQIKRTFRHGFPHAPTALAYDPVQKLLVIGDKTGALRILGKPGVDVYVRHEGDSACAVTNIEFLVNEGAFVTSTADDSLHLWNFRQKSPQVVQSLKFQRERITCLHLPVASKWLYVGTEKGNIHVVHIESFALSGYIINWNKVIELVRTTHPGSVVQLCDNPLDANKLLIAYESGQIVLWDMRGKYAELRWQSSEPLRSVSWHHEGKHIVSSHTDGSLCTWPLRATPKPQFHSYPHAKTTKEGKLESCKPIHKVELKTSKTGETFTIFSGGLSMEKGGKSPCITVLQGKATTVLEMEHPVVDFITICESPWASDMQEPYAIAVLLQNDLVLIDLLTPGFPCFESPYPMDLHESPVTCCTYLSDCPSDLVPAFYSVGRNPGSRRTGFSDREWPLSGGEWAPASCSYSEIIITGHQDGSVKFWDASAGTLQILYKLKTAKIFEKPRTKSVDGSDDDPLAIQLMTLCAESRRMVIAGASGHVILFKFRKVESTSDLLVLEIPITYENFEEGEGSPDYEFVPRPLPKQGESSDVERKNDGMLRVRQGPQRKPPGFQAQLVCLTPWTNSSHPGQITAVAINSNYGLMAYGNEYGLVIVDYVQKICLLNVASPDLYGAQDPYSRAPRSPKRVDPAGFRDEPTRSPSIDQLPELSSSPQKTPSMPSSLPLESSQNSSRAPSPANEALEVTPVPNDESITPEDVGRGTVEVGQARRKSSSWKAFNIKRQLSKVDSKIRNTFGTSGDASTGGGGGAKRGSVFYCGATEGVPLSPVEISPDSDPKSTSTDTEQDKSDYVEQIETEIVQSLDEVANQRCETVEREIERQHHEVQRTSPCPPGVAQSVPKSILQQAEINSVRDHKRVEFIEEPVQRVTLVSPTEGARLSRPSDLPLFTDDDQAGPVAPPRGKKKEKQRLLSVPNIKYSKQESSGQNFKDLRGKGVASVGGRGGHEAGSASTSSFAGNLMRRFSRVDKLDSSFSRSRSSSMSSLENISSEAVQCLAFADSYTKKSDPSTLQPTLWIGTSLGSVLTISITLPDTDNRKTNPVVVSILGGPIFRLKGAILSMSFLDYNGALVPYTYEAWKDEKQSEKRDNRTPTKNPNRMSPTLSGNQDSFSDRQFIVITSEKQARVVALPSQNCVYRQQIADTDYVIKAEIISFRDSVCLVCYLSTGHLMAFSLPSLRPLMDVDFLPLADLRISKTFCFSNKGHGLYLATPTELQKFTLCVDFCTQFTNEMMCELFQAHDMPEQPKESFFKGLFGGGSRSLDREELFGESSGKANRSVAKHIPGPSANLEALGARANTATSEIARAHQLAMERGDKLSQLEDRTERMANQAQEFSGTAHSLMLKYKDKKWYQL
- the LOC129788821 gene encoding syntaxin-binding protein 5 isoform X2, whose protein sequence is MKKFTFKGVLDGFRSTVQQQSKPEQEIQESLRPDHFQIKRTFRHGFPHAPTALAYDPVQKLLVIGDKTGALRILGKPGVDVYVRHEGDSACAVTNIEFLVNEGAFVTSTADDSLHLWNFRQKSPQVVQSLKFQRERITCLHLPVASKWLYVGTEKGNIHVVHIESFALSGYIINWNKVIELVRTTHPGSVVQLCDNPLDANKLLIAYESGQIVLWDMRGKYAELRWQSSEPLRSVSWHHEGKHIVSSHTDGSLCTWPLRATPKPQFHSYPHAKTTKEGKLESCKPIHKVELKTSKTGETFTIFSGGLSMEKGGKSPCITVLQGKATTVLEMEHPVVDFITICESPWASDMQEPYAIAVLLQNDLVLIDLLTPGFPCFESPYPMDLHESPVTCCTYLSDCPSDLVPAFYSVGRNPGSRRTGFSDREWPLSGGEWAPASCSYSEIIITGHQDGSVKFWDASAGTLQILYKLKTAKIFEKPRTKSVDGSDDDPLAIQLMTLCAESRRMVIAGASGHVILFKFRKVESTSDLLVLEIPITYENFEEGEGSPDYEFVPRPLPKQGESSDVERKNDGMLRVRQGPQRKPPGFQAQLVCLTPWTNSSHPGQITAVAINSNYGLMAYGNEYGLVIVDYVQKICLLNVASPDLYGAQDPYSRAPRSPKRVDPAGFRDEPTRSPSIDQLPELSSSPQKTPSMPSSLPLESSQNSSRAPSPANEALEVTPVPNDESITPEDVGRGTVEVGQARRKSSSWKAFNIKRQLSKVDSKIRNTFGTSGDASTGGGGGAKRGSVFYCGATEGVPLSPVEISPDSDPKSTSTDTEQDKSDYVEQIETEIVQSLDEVANQRCETVEREIERQHHEVQRTSPCPPGVAQSVPKSILQQAEINSVRDHKRVEFIEEPVQRVTLVSPTEGARLSRPSDLPLFTDDDQAGPVAPPRGKKKEKQRLLSVPNIKYSKQESSGQNFKDLRGKGVASVGGRGGHEAGSASTSSFAGNLMRRFNKLDSSFSRSRSSSMSSLENISSEAVQCLAFADSYTKKSDPSTLQPTLWIGTSLGSVLTISITLPDTDNRKTNPVVVSILGGPIFRLKGAILSMSFLDYNGALVPYTYEAWKDEKQSEKRDNIVSVAGTPTKNPNRMSPTLSGNQDSFSDRQFIVITSEKQARVVALPSQNCVYRQQIADTDYVIKAEIISFRDSVCLVCYLSTGHLMAFSLPSLRPLMDVDFLPLADLSFQTKCKQGIVDPMLSIWGQQLIVHEDTNQISKTFCFSNKGHGLYLATPTELQKFTLCVDFCTQFTNEMMCELFQAHDMPEQPKESFFKGLFGGGSRSLDREELFGESSGKANRSVAKHIPGPSANLEALGARANTATSEIARAHQLAMERGDKLSQLEDRTERMANQAQEFSGTAHSLMLKYKDKKWYQL